One window of Catonella massiliensis genomic DNA carries:
- a CDS encoding GGDEF domain-containing protein — translation MSKYEKSAVFDFILVIVLFIFMGVVVFMKVDNSIYKTRDERSLEDFSTSWHTDKGKEVSLEDVGEKAQRNTLGELEINLYHTFPAYLVSDTILNFRTKNIKFQVSIGDKIIYNFMPDDQQVLSRGNGSTFHRIDIKTDDAGKEIGLKIFPIYKDRSSRITSMYLGRTWDYFGKVLDENFWSFQFSIITILIGVILVTISFLSKLDSGHNERNRMLGVFTVCMGLWVMCETLMPQFMFGHSSQFNEINHLLLIFMPYFFISYVYQDLEYSRDYILKISFVLTVIELILISGLSIMGVMDSHESLFIVHIGIAITILLILLAIYDNVTYCKKNKIKGHTVTLVVTLGVFLISIIWDMISYYKSYSIRDGGSLMRTAILIGVVILAVDSLCKLFEGIKETELSNKVFEIKYKDSLTGLANRNAYELKEKEIQKKLDKGEIDELLICKFDMNDLRKINDNYGHSYGDRHIIKCAEIINQSFGKSGYTFRVDCDEFAVFVIGDGVEYIYERGILRLKELEREFNRTPNLLAPLHIGYGHVIYNSDTFGTVEKAVSGADKKMYECKDMIKKGAIV, via the coding sequence GTGAGTAAATACGAGAAGAGTGCTGTCTTTGATTTCATACTTGTCATAGTTTTGTTTATTTTTATGGGTGTTGTCGTATTTATGAAAGTAGACAACTCAATTTATAAGACTAGAGATGAAAGGAGTCTTGAGGATTTTTCAACCTCTTGGCATACAGATAAGGGCAAAGAAGTATCCTTAGAAGATGTAGGTGAAAAGGCCCAAAGGAACACTTTGGGTGAACTTGAGATCAATCTTTATCATACTTTCCCTGCATATTTAGTGAGTGATACAATACTTAACTTTAGAACAAAAAATATAAAATTTCAGGTTAGTATTGGCGATAAAATAATATATAATTTTATGCCTGATGACCAACAGGTTCTCTCCAGGGGTAATGGAAGTACTTTTCACAGAATTGATATAAAGACGGATGATGCCGGTAAAGAGATAGGGCTGAAGATTTTTCCTATCTATAAAGATAGAAGCAGCCGCATAACAAGCATGTATTTGGGAAGAACCTGGGACTACTTTGGGAAGGTACTGGATGAGAATTTTTGGAGTTTCCAGTTTAGTATAATAACAATTCTGATTGGAGTAATACTTGTAACTATTTCATTTCTATCAAAGCTTGATAGCGGACATAATGAAAGAAATAGGATGTTAGGTGTGTTTACGGTATGTATGGGATTGTGGGTGATGTGCGAGACACTGATGCCGCAGTTTATGTTTGGACATTCTTCTCAGTTTAATGAGATAAACCACTTGTTGCTTATTTTCATGCCTTATTTTTTCATAAGCTATGTCTATCAGGATTTGGAATACAGTAGAGATTATATTTTAAAGATTTCATTTGTATTAACTGTAATTGAGCTTATTTTGATTAGCGGACTAAGCATTATGGGAGTAATGGATTCACACGAGTCGCTGTTTATAGTTCATATCGGTATTGCGATTACGATTTTACTGATATTACTTGCGATTTATGACAACGTTACGTATTGTAAAAAGAATAAAATCAAGGGTCATACTGTAACCCTGGTTGTTACACTTGGAGTATTTTTAATAAGTATAATATGGGATATGATTAGTTATTACAAGAGTTACAGCATCAGAGATGGAGGCTCTCTAATGAGAACTGCTATTCTTATTGGTGTTGTGATACTTGCAGTAGATTCACTTTGCAAATTATTTGAAGGAATTAAAGAAACAGAGTTATCCAACAAGGTATTTGAAATCAAATACAAAGATTCACTTACAGGACTTGCCAATAGAAATGCGTATGAGTTAAAAGAAAAAGAAATACAGAAAAAACTTGATAAAGGCGAGATTGATGAGCTTCTTATATGCAAGTTCGATATGAATGACCTAAGGAAAATAAATGATAATTACGGACATTCTTATGGTGACCGCCACATCATAAAATGTGCCGAGATTATAAATCAATCATTTGGGAAAAGCGGATATACTTTCAGAGTAGACTGTGATGAGTTTGCGGTCTTTGTAATTGGAGATGGTGTTGAGTATATCTACGAGAGAGGGATTCTAAGACTAAAGGAACTTGAAAGAGAGTTCAATAGGACTCCGAATCTCCTTGCCCCACTTCATATCGGTTACGGTCATGTGATTTACAACAGTGATACATTTGGAACTGTTGAAAAAGCTGTGAGTGGAGCTGATAAGAAGATGTACGAATGTAAAGATATGATAAAGAAAGGAGCAATAGTCTAA
- a CDS encoding FAD:protein FMN transferase gives MNIVPRKISHLLLLITVMVLASCGKQKDKIEGNGILETKSKEMSSQSKASDLEKSEASESEIFALDTAITLKVYGSKRVEVLKKLEDKINELDDMLSTGKETSEVSRLNRSGEAVLSPTMANLIKRSKAIYNKTDGLFDITIYPLMELWGFSTKNYKVPSGKEISEKLKLVGFDKIDFNEETRKISFKNKGMEIDFGGIGKGYITDELVKILTDEKVESAIINLGGNVFGFRKKPDGSLWNIAIRDPNEPDKYMAAIRLEDSAVITSGGYERYFEENGIIYHHILDPRTGKPSDSGLKSVSIISKDGTLADALSTSLFIMGEEKAIGYWKENGNDFDILLMTKDNRLLVSEGIKDKIISDNYKIEVINK, from the coding sequence ATGAATATTGTTCCAAGAAAAATTTCGCACTTATTACTTCTTATTACGGTCATGGTTTTAGCCTCCTGCGGTAAGCAGAAAGACAAAATAGAAGGGAACGGTATATTAGAGACTAAAAGCAAAGAGATGAGCAGCCAAAGTAAAGCTTCAGATTTAGAAAAAAGTGAAGCTTCAGAAAGTGAAATATTTGCGCTTGATACTGCTATAACTCTTAAGGTTTATGGAAGTAAAAGAGTGGAGGTACTAAAGAAGCTTGAGGATAAAATTAACGAACTTGATGATATGCTTAGTACAGGCAAAGAAACCAGTGAGGTATCAAGGCTTAACAGGAGTGGGGAGGCAGTGCTGTCTCCGACTATGGCTAATCTTATAAAGAGGTCTAAAGCTATCTATAATAAGACAGACGGACTCTTTGACATAACCATATACCCGCTTATGGAACTGTGGGGATTTTCTACCAAGAACTACAAAGTCCCATCAGGAAAAGAAATATCAGAGAAACTTAAGCTTGTTGGCTTCGATAAAATTGACTTTAACGAAGAAACAAGGAAAATATCATTTAAGAATAAAGGCATGGAGATAGACTTTGGTGGAATAGGTAAGGGATATATTACTGATGAACTGGTTAAAATATTGACCGATGAGAAGGTTGAATCAGCCATCATCAACTTAGGGGGCAATGTATTCGGATTTCGTAAAAAGCCTGATGGCTCACTTTGGAATATCGCAATAAGGGATCCTAATGAGCCTGATAAGTACATGGCAGCAATTAGGCTTGAAGATAGTGCTGTTATTACCTCAGGAGGCTATGAGAGATATTTTGAAGAAAATGGGATTATATATCACCACATCCTGGACCCGAGGACTGGCAAGCCAAGCGATAGCGGGCTAAAGTCAGTCAGCATAATAAGTAAAGACGGGACCTTGGCAGATGCACTTTCTACAAGCCTCTTTATAATGGGTGAGGAGAAGGCGATAGGATACTGGAAGGAAAACGGCAATGATTTTGACATTCTGCTTATGACAAAGGATAACAGGCTCCTTGTAAGTGAGGGAATTAAAGATAAGATTATATCAGACAATTACAAGATAGAGGTAATAAACAAATAA
- a CDS encoding 3-deoxy-7-phosphoheptulonate synthase: MNMNFKRKLPVPKELKEEYPITEEMGEIVKKRDKAVSDIITGEDDRMLLVIGPCSADHEDPVIDYISRLAKVQEKVKDKIFIVPRIYTNKPRTVGTGYKGMLHQPDPEKGEDMLKGVIAIRNLHIRAIRDTGFTCADEMLYPENHRYLSDVLNYVAIGARSVENQGHRLTASGIEGAVGMKNPTGGDLTVMMNSVVAAHSAHTFLYRGWEVESTGNPLAHTILRGAVDKYGRNIPNYHYEDLQEVIRLYAERDLANPAIVVDTNHSNSGKQFMEQIRISKDVLHSRNVSADIRKIVKGLMIESYIEDGSQKENEHVYGKSITDPCLGWEKTEKLIYELADMW, from the coding sequence ATGAATATGAATTTTAAGAGGAAATTACCTGTACCAAAAGAACTTAAGGAAGAATATCCTATTACAGAGGAAATGGGAGAGATAGTTAAGAAGAGGGATAAGGCTGTAAGTGACATAATCACAGGAGAAGATGACAGGATGCTTCTTGTGATAGGACCTTGTTCAGCTGACCACGAAGATCCTGTTATAGACTATATATCAAGACTTGCCAAAGTTCAGGAAAAGGTAAAGGACAAGATATTTATCGTGCCAAGAATATATACCAACAAGCCTAGGACGGTCGGCACAGGCTATAAGGGCATGCTCCACCAGCCTGATCCTGAGAAGGGTGAAGATATGCTAAAAGGTGTAATAGCTATCAGAAATCTTCACATAAGGGCAATTCGGGATACGGGCTTTACCTGTGCAGATGAGATGCTTTATCCTGAAAATCACAGATATCTTTCGGATGTATTAAACTATGTTGCAATCGGTGCAAGGAGTGTGGAGAATCAGGGACACAGGCTTACAGCCTCAGGTATAGAAGGAGCAGTAGGAATGAAGAATCCTACCGGAGGCGATTTAACAGTCATGATGAACTCTGTGGTAGCTGCACATAGTGCACATACATTTCTGTATAGAGGCTGGGAGGTAGAGTCAACAGGCAATCCTCTTGCTCATACCATACTCCGTGGTGCGGTAGACAAGTATGGTAGAAACATACCTAACTATCACTATGAAGACCTTCAGGAAGTAATAAGGCTCTATGCAGAGCGTGACCTTGCAAACCCTGCAATAGTGGTAGATACCAATCATTCCAACTCTGGAAAGCAGTTTATGGAGCAGATTCGTATAAGCAAGGACGTACTTCACAGTAGAAATGTATCAGCGGACATAAGGAAGATAGTAAAGGGACTAATGATAGAGAGCTATATTGAAGATGGCAGCCAGAAAGAAAATGAACATGTCTACGGCAAGTCTATTACTGATCCTTGTTTAGGCTGGGAAAAAACCGAAAAACTTATTTATGAATTAGCAGATATGTGGTAG
- a CDS encoding methionine ABC transporter permease: MLDIILKACGETLYMSFFATLFAVILGFIPAGILTLTASDGLKPNKVVYGVLDFVVNVFRSFPFIILMVILIPITRFIAGKAIGTTAAIVPLTIATIPFVARVIETAMRSVDKGVIEAAKSMGATDMQIVTKVIIKEAIPGIISGIILTSISVVGYSAMGGALGAGGLGDVAIRYGYQAWNINYLVITSLILVIFVQIIQFAGNKIYNKLS, encoded by the coding sequence ATGTTAGATATTATACTTAAAGCCTGTGGAGAGACACTTTACATGAGTTTCTTTGCCACATTGTTTGCTGTGATTTTAGGCTTCATACCGGCGGGCATCCTTACCTTAACTGCCAGCGATGGGCTTAAGCCCAATAAGGTAGTGTACGGTGTACTGGATTTTGTTGTAAATGTATTTAGAAGTTTTCCTTTCATCATACTTATGGTTATTCTGATACCCATAACAAGGTTTATAGCTGGGAAGGCGATAGGAACAACGGCTGCAATTGTACCTCTTACTATAGCCACCATACCTTTTGTAGCAAGAGTAATAGAAACAGCCATGAGAAGCGTAGATAAGGGAGTTATTGAGGCTGCAAAGAGTATGGGAGCGACTGATATGCAGATAGTGACCAAGGTAATCATAAAGGAAGCAATCCCAGGTATAATCTCTGGAATTATCTTAACATCCATATCAGTAGTAGGATACTCTGCTATGGGAGGAGCCCTTGGTGCCGGTGGACTTGGTGACGTGGCTATCCGCTATGGCTATCAGGCTTGGAATATAAATTATCTTGTTATTACAAGTTTGATTTTGGTTATATTCGTACAGATTATCCAGTTTGCAGGTAATAAGATATATAACAAACTTTCATAG
- a CDS encoding methionine ABC transporter ATP-binding protein, with product MITVEHLEKNYGEVKVLSDVSLNIEDGTVYGIIGHSGAGKSTLLRCLNGLEKFSSGSVQVLGRKIEELDTAKINSLRKEVSMIFQNFNLLSRKNVYENVALPLVFEGKKEKSPEVRERVTKMLELVGLSDKTYKRPSELSGGQKQRVAIARALILNPKVLLCDEATSALDPMTTREILDLLKHINKELGITIIVVTHQMDVVKQICERVAFLKDGKMVAEGRPEDIFINPDKNVKAFLGENLDMLPSGGINMHIFFDNETADKPVIAMMAKELGVEASIIWARLDDFRGTVLGSLTVQIKEEEKDKVFAFLKEQGVKWEVI from the coding sequence ATGATAACAGTTGAACATTTGGAGAAAAACTACGGGGAAGTGAAGGTGCTTAGTGATGTGAGCCTCAACATCGAAGATGGCACAGTCTACGGCATAATAGGGCATAGTGGAGCAGGTAAATCTACCCTTCTTCGCTGTCTTAACGGTCTTGAGAAATTCAGCTCGGGAAGCGTACAGGTTCTTGGCAGAAAAATAGAGGAGCTTGATACTGCAAAGATTAACAGCCTAAGAAAAGAAGTCAGCATGATATTTCAGAACTTCAACCTTCTTTCACGTAAAAATGTGTATGAAAATGTGGCTCTGCCTCTGGTATTTGAGGGGAAGAAGGAAAAATCTCCTGAGGTAAGGGAGAGAGTTACTAAGATGCTGGAGCTCGTGGGTCTCTCTGATAAAACCTATAAGAGGCCTTCAGAACTTTCAGGTGGACAGAAGCAGAGAGTAGCCATAGCAAGGGCACTAATCCTTAATCCCAAGGTACTTCTATGTGATGAGGCAACCTCAGCCCTAGACCCAATGACAACCAGGGAAATCCTTGATTTACTTAAGCATATAAATAAAGAGCTTGGAATTACCATCATAGTTGTAACTCATCAGATGGACGTAGTTAAGCAGATCTGTGAGAGAGTAGCCTTCCTTAAAGACGGTAAGATGGTGGCAGAGGGAAGGCCTGAGGATATTTTCATTAATCCTGACAAGAATGTGAAGGCATTTCTTGGAGAAAACCTTGATATGCTTCCAAGTGGCGGCATAAATATGCATATTTTCTTTGACAATGAAACTGCTGATAAGCCTGTGATTGCTATGATGGCAAAGGAACTTGGAGTGGAAGCCTCTATTATATGGGCTAGGCTTGACGATTTTAGGGGAACTGTGCTTGGAAGTCTTACTGTTCAGATAAAGGAAGAGGAGAAGGACAAGGTCTTTGCCTTCCTTAAAGAACAGGGTGTGAAATGGGAGGTAATCTGA
- a CDS encoding MetQ/NlpA family ABC transporter substrate-binding protein yields MKKNGVKKLGALVLSGILAVSLVGCGAAGGAKSDDKEISIGVTPVPHQEIVKGAVVPILEKEGYKVKVVEFNDYVQPNTAVQEGELDANYYQTTRYMENDNKERKLNLVSIAEIHLEPMGLYSKKIKDIKELKDGATIAIPNDGSNESRALALLADNGLIKLKETEDLYNLTSIEENSHNFKFSEVEAASLPVTLSDVDAAVINGNYALGAGLNPKSDSLILESTDSASIKQYFNDLVVKSGNENLEKIQALKKAFTSDDVKKFIEEKYQGSVIPAF; encoded by the coding sequence ATGAAGAAGAATGGTGTTAAAAAATTAGGTGCTTTAGTTCTTTCAGGAATTCTAGCAGTATCACTTGTAGGTTGTGGAGCAGCAGGTGGTGCCAAGAGTGATGATAAGGAAATATCTATCGGTGTAACCCCTGTTCCTCATCAGGAGATAGTTAAGGGTGCTGTAGTACCTATCCTTGAGAAAGAAGGATACAAGGTAAAGGTAGTAGAGTTTAACGACTATGTTCAGCCAAACACAGCTGTTCAGGAGGGCGAGCTTGATGCCAACTACTATCAGACAACCAGATATATGGAGAATGATAACAAGGAAAGAAAGCTCAATCTGGTATCAATAGCAGAGATTCACCTTGAGCCTATGGGACTTTACTCAAAGAAAATCAAGGATATCAAGGAGTTAAAGGATGGCGCAACTATAGCTATACCAAATGATGGTTCAAATGAGTCAAGAGCACTTGCTCTCTTAGCTGATAACGGGCTTATCAAGCTTAAGGAGACAGAAGACCTTTATAACCTTACAAGCATTGAAGAGAACTCTCATAACTTCAAGTTCTCAGAGGTTGAAGCAGCGAGCCTCCCTGTTACCTTAAGTGATGTGGATGCAGCCGTAATCAACGGTAACTATGCGCTTGGTGCAGGCCTTAATCCTAAGAGTGACTCCCTCATCCTTGAAAGCACAGACTCAGCATCTATCAAGCAGTACTTCAATGACTTAGTAGTAAAGAGCGGAAACGAGAACTTAGAGAAGATTCAGGCTCTTAAGAAGGCGTTTACTTCTGATGACGTAAAGAAGTTTATTGAAGAGAAGTATCAGGGTTCAGTAATCCCTGCATTCTAA
- a CDS encoding citrate/2-methylcitrate synthase encodes MAYKLSITPGIERLTEVCLENSRINADLYKELDIKRGLRDINGAGVRAGLTKISTINSFKMVDGVKTPCEGELYYRGIDIHELTDGFIGEKRFGFEEMTYLLLYGKLPTEVELTDFIKELAHQRALPRNFVRDVIMKAPSKDMMNTLARSVLTLYSYDSLADDISLSNVMRQCLNLIAVFPMLSVYGYHAHNHYNNGKSLYIHHPEKSLSTAENILRLLRPDKKYTSIEATVLDLALVLHMEHGGGNNSTFTTHVVTSSGTDTYSAIAAALGSLKGPKHGGANIKVMGMFEDLKKNVKDLKDEEEVGLYLRKLLHKEAFDKKGLIYGMGHAVYSISDPRANIFKGYVERLAKSKGNDADYALYSMVERLAPKIIGEERHIYKGVSANIDFYSGLVYHMLGLPPELYTPIFACARITGWSAHRLEELINTDKIIRPAYVSVQDTKPYVLMKDRS; translated from the coding sequence TTGGCTTATAAACTAAGTATTACACCGGGAATAGAAAGACTTACCGAAGTTTGTCTTGAGAACTCAAGAATCAATGCAGATTTATACAAGGAGCTTGACATTAAGCGCGGGCTCCGTGACATAAACGGTGCCGGGGTCAGGGCAGGACTTACCAAGATATCAACCATCAACTCTTTTAAGATGGTAGACGGAGTTAAAACTCCCTGTGAAGGCGAGCTGTATTACCGTGGTATAGATATACACGAGCTTACTGACGGCTTTATAGGTGAGAAGCGCTTTGGCTTTGAAGAGATGACCTATCTCCTGCTCTACGGTAAGCTTCCTACAGAAGTAGAGCTTACTGACTTTATAAAGGAGCTTGCACATCAGAGGGCACTCCCCCGCAATTTCGTAAGGGATGTCATTATGAAGGCTCCAAGCAAGGACATGATGAATACTTTGGCAAGAAGTGTGCTTACTCTTTATTCCTATGACTCTCTTGCTGACGATATTTCACTCTCAAATGTAATGCGCCAATGCCTCAACCTCATAGCTGTCTTTCCAATGCTTTCGGTATATGGCTACCATGCCCACAATCACTACAACAATGGAAAGAGCCTGTACATCCATCATCCTGAGAAGTCGCTTTCTACGGCTGAGAATATACTAAGGCTTCTCCGTCCTGATAAAAAATATACCTCTATAGAGGCTACCGTACTCGACCTCGCCCTTGTACTACACATGGAGCATGGCGGTGGTAACAACTCTACCTTTACTACACATGTAGTAACATCCTCAGGTACGGATACATACTCAGCCATAGCCGCAGCTCTCGGCTCCCTTAAAGGTCCTAAGCATGGTGGTGCAAATATCAAGGTTATGGGTATGTTTGAAGACCTAAAGAAAAATGTGAAAGACCTTAAAGACGAAGAAGAGGTCGGCTTATACCTTAGAAAGCTTCTCCACAAGGAGGCCTTTGATAAAAAGGGGCTTATTTATGGTATGGGACATGCGGTTTATTCAATCTCTGACCCGAGAGCAAATATCTTCAAGGGCTATGTGGAAAGGCTTGCAAAATCTAAGGGAAATGATGCTGACTATGCGCTTTACAGTATGGTTGAAAGGCTTGCACCTAAGATAATTGGTGAGGAGAGACATATCTACAAGGGAGTAAGCGCCAATATCGACTTCTACAGCGGTCTTGTATATCATATGCTTGGTCTTCCTCCTGAGCTCTATACCCCTATCTTTGCCTGTGCAAGGATAACCGGCTGGAGTGCACACAGGCTTGAGGAGCTTATAAACACCGACAAGATAATAAGACCTGCCTATGTAAGTGTTCAGGATACTAAGCCTTACGTGCTAATGAAGGACAGGTCATGA